The following are from one region of the Gottschalkia purinilytica genome:
- the cobS gene encoding adenosylcobinamide-GDP ribazoletransferase produces MRSLLLMIVFLTRIPIKYPYEYKEEDFVKGIKLLPIVGMIIGLVMYIPTMLDKYIDKPIIILLVWLTYIWITGGLHLDGLTDTFDGIFSNRDRERMLEIMKDSRIGTFGVIGLLFVLFCNIVVSYYLGYKVFILVPIIGRSAALISCSISRYARNEDGMGTIFIENCGLKESIFGLIFTLIVSYIVFDVKVLTILLITYLLVVLTTKYIKTKIGGMTGDTIGFVIEVSQSIFIIAFYLYSKIV; encoded by the coding sequence ATGAGAAGTTTATTACTTATGATTGTCTTTTTAACTAGGATACCAATAAAGTATCCATATGAATATAAAGAAGAAGACTTTGTAAAAGGAATAAAGTTACTTCCAATTGTAGGAATGATAATCGGTTTAGTTATGTATATACCAACTATGTTGGACAAGTATATAGATAAGCCTATAATTATTTTACTAGTGTGGCTTACATATATTTGGATAACGGGAGGATTGCATTTAGACGGACTTACAGATACTTTTGATGGTATATTTAGTAATAGAGATAGAGAAAGAATGCTAGAAATAATGAAAGATAGTCGTATAGGAACCTTTGGCGTCATTGGATTATTATTTGTATTATTTTGCAATATAGTAGTGAGTTATTATTTAGGATATAAGGTTTTTATATTAGTACCTATAATAGGAAGAAGTGCTGCTTTGATATCATGTTCAATAAGTAGATATGCTAGAAATGAAGATGGTATGGGAACTATATTTATAGAAAACTGTGGACTAAAAGAGAGTATATTTGGTTTGATATTCACACTAATAGTATCATATATCGTTTTTGATGTTAAGGTATTGACTATACTACTTATTACATATTTACTTGTAGTTTTGACTACTAAATACATAAAAACAAAGATAGGAGGAATGACAGGAGATACTATAGGGTTTGTCATAGAAGTATCTCAAAGTATATTTATTATAGCCTTTTATCTTTATAGTAAAATAGTTTAG
- a CDS encoding YgiQ family radical SAM protein produces the protein MLDFLPINKEDMEKRGWEQLDFIIITGDAYVDHPSFGVAIISRYLEIRGYKVGIIAQPSWKNLDDFKKLGRPKLAFLITSGNIDSMVNHYTVAKKRRKDDAYSPGGKGGLRPDRAAIVYSHKAREAYKNVPIILGGIEASLRRFAHYDYWDNKVRRSILLDSKADLILYGMAEKQIVEVAEALESGIPIEEITYVKGTVYKTRDKERPYQPIVLPSYDELLSSKQKYAESFMIQYENLDSIQGKSLVETYGDVYVVQNTPTDPLTQSELDNVYSLPYMRTYHPIYEKDGGIPAIEEVKFSLINNRGCFGNCNFCALAFHQGRVVQSRSHQSILSEAQKIIWDTEFKGYIHDVGGPTANFRHRACDKQIKHGVCKKKQCLFPKPCKNLKIDHSDYSNLLRKLRELPNVKKVFVRSGIRYDYLIHDKNDKFFKDLCEHHVSGQLKVAPEHISPNVLEKMGKPNKEVYEKFVQKYKKINEALGKNQFLVPYLMSSHPGSTLKDAIELAEYLRDLGYMPEQVQDFYPTPSTLSTCMYYTGLDPRTMKKVYVPKTPHEKAMQRALIQYRRPQNYELVYEALKKAGRLDLIGYGKKCLIRPRNKNRNVDDKHSFKRKNNHKQKDSSNNRKKTKKMKVRKFKK, from the coding sequence ATGCTAGATTTTTTACCTATAAATAAAGAAGATATGGAGAAAAGAGGATGGGAACAGCTAGATTTTATAATAATAACAGGAGATGCTTATGTAGATCATCCTTCATTTGGTGTTGCTATTATAAGTAGATATCTAGAAATAAGAGGATATAAAGTTGGTATAATAGCTCAGCCATCATGGAAAAACCTTGATGACTTTAAGAAGTTAGGAAGACCTAAATTGGCCTTCTTAATAACAAGTGGAAATATAGACTCTATGGTAAATCACTATACAGTTGCTAAAAAAAGGAGAAAAGATGATGCTTATTCACCTGGAGGAAAAGGAGGACTTAGACCTGATAGAGCAGCTATAGTATACTCACATAAAGCTAGAGAGGCATATAAAAATGTACCTATAATACTTGGTGGAATAGAAGCTAGTTTAAGAAGATTTGCCCACTATGATTATTGGGATAACAAAGTTAGAAGATCAATATTATTAGATTCAAAGGCAGATTTAATATTATATGGAATGGCTGAAAAACAAATAGTTGAAGTAGCAGAAGCCTTAGAAAGTGGTATTCCTATAGAAGAAATAACTTATGTTAAAGGAACTGTGTACAAAACTAGAGATAAAGAAAGACCATATCAACCTATAGTTCTACCAAGTTATGATGAGTTATTATCATCAAAACAAAAGTATGCTGAAAGTTTTATGATACAATATGAAAATTTAGATTCAATACAAGGAAAATCATTAGTCGAAACATATGGAGATGTATATGTGGTGCAAAATACACCAACAGATCCACTAACACAATCTGAACTTGATAATGTATATTCACTACCATATATGAGAACATATCATCCTATATATGAAAAAGATGGTGGAATACCTGCTATAGAAGAGGTTAAGTTTAGTCTTATAAACAATAGAGGATGTTTTGGAAACTGTAACTTTTGTGCATTAGCCTTTCATCAAGGAAGAGTAGTACAGTCAAGAAGCCACCAGTCTATACTGTCAGAAGCTCAAAAAATCATTTGGGATACAGAGTTTAAAGGATATATTCATGATGTCGGAGGACCTACGGCCAACTTTAGACATAGAGCTTGTGATAAACAAATTAAGCACGGAGTATGTAAGAAAAAGCAATGCTTATTTCCAAAGCCTTGTAAAAACTTGAAAATAGATCATAGTGACTATTCAAATCTGTTAAGGAAGCTCAGAGAACTTCCAAATGTTAAAAAAGTATTTGTACGTTCGGGAATTAGATATGATTATTTAATACATGATAAAAATGATAAATTCTTTAAAGATTTATGTGAACATCATGTAAGCGGACAACTTAAAGTAGCTCCAGAACATATATCACCAAATGTATTAGAAAAAATGGGGAAACCCAATAAAGAAGTATACGAAAAATTTGTACAAAAGTATAAAAAAATAAATGAAGCACTTGGTAAAAATCAATTTTTAGTTCCATATTTAATGTCAAGTCATCCAGGAAGTACGTTGAAAGACGCAATTGAATTAGCAGAATATTTAAGAGACTTAGGATATATGCCAGAACAAGTTCAAGATTTCTATCCTACTCCATCAACATTGTCAACTTGTATGTACTATACTGGATTAGATCCTAGAACTATGAAGAAAGTATATGTACCAAAGACACCACATGAAAAAGCTATGCAGAGAGCTTTAATACAATATAGAAGACCTCAAAACTATGAATTGGTATATGAAGCTTTAAAAAAAGCTGGAAGACTAGATTTGATAGGATATGGTAAGAAGTGTTTGATTAGACCTAGAAATAAAAATAGAAATGTTGATGATAAACATAGTTTTAAGAGAAAAAATAATCATAAACAGAAAGATAGTTCTAATAATAGGAAAAAAACAAAAAAGATGAAGGTAAGAAAGTTTAAGAAATAA
- the cbiB gene encoding adenosylcobinamide-phosphate synthase CbiB, with protein MNGISMLIIAVILDFILGDPQNFPHPIRFVGFIIRKYEKLIRSLGMNLKLGGFILTGLTIITTTAIITLILWIGKSINPVVKTILSIYLIYTSLASKCLHKETKKVYDKAVEVDIEESRKMLSYLVGRDTKSLNMDEIIRGAVETVAENTIDGVLAPLFYIGIGTYFGIPVHIAYVYKAINTLDSMVGYTNEKYKDIGFASAKLDDMANYLPARLGSILMVVSGVFFKYDVLNGFKVLFRDRRNHKSPNCGYPESAVAGLLNIQLGGTNTYFGEKIYKPTIGDEVNKLEPKHIIDTIKVMYGSEILTVALIICLLKLI; from the coding sequence ATGAACGGAATTTCAATGTTGATAATAGCAGTTATATTAGATTTTATATTAGGTGATCCTCAAAATTTTCCTCATCCTATAAGATTTGTAGGTTTTATTATAAGAAAATATGAAAAGCTGATTAGAAGTTTAGGAATGAATTTAAAGCTAGGAGGCTTTATATTAACAGGATTAACTATAATAACAACTACAGCTATAATAACTTTAATACTTTGGATAGGAAAATCCATAAATCCTGTAGTTAAAACTATTTTATCTATATACCTTATATATACTTCTTTAGCATCTAAATGTTTACATAAAGAGACTAAAAAAGTCTATGATAAAGCTGTGGAAGTAGATATAGAAGAAAGTAGAAAAATGCTTTCTTATTTAGTAGGAAGAGATACTAAGAGTCTTAATATGGATGAGATTATAAGAGGAGCCGTAGAAACAGTAGCAGAAAATACTATAGATGGAGTATTAGCTCCTTTGTTTTATATAGGTATAGGAACATATTTTGGAATTCCAGTACATATTGCATACGTATATAAAGCTATAAATACACTTGATTCTATGGTTGGATATACTAATGAAAAATATAAAGACATAGGATTTGCATCAGCAAAGCTTGATGACATGGCTAATTATTTACCAGCTAGACTTGGAAGTATTTTAATGGTAGTTAGTGGAGTATTTTTCAAATATGATGTTCTAAATGGATTTAAAGTTCTATTTAGAGATAGAAGAAATCATAAAAGTCCTAACTGTGGATATCCAGAATCAGCAGTTGCAGGTCTTTTAAATATCCAGCTAGGTGGAACTAATACTTATTTTGGAGAAAAAATATATAAGCCAACTATAGGTGATGAAGTTAATAAGCTAGAGCCTAAGCATATAATTGATACTATAAAAGTAATGTACGGATCAGAAATACTTACGGTAGCCTTAATTATATGTTTATTAAAGTTAATATAA
- a CDS encoding ABC transporter ATP-binding protein: protein MNTIISVADLSFKYNNDEILKNINFEIEKGSFISILGPNGSGKTTLLKNICNLLEPYNGSIFIDNEDIKDIKYKELAKEMAVVHQNDDLDFDFSVYDIVAMGRYPYLKRFQKESSHDFDIIKKAMIDTEVWNLKDKNIKEISGGEAQRVMVARALTQQPEILILDEPISHLDIKHQIGILSLCKKLNRENNITILMTIHDINLAGKYSDHIILINNGKIESIDTPKNVLTEENIEKVYGVEVEIINMGSDKVPYIVPLAI, encoded by the coding sequence ATGAATACAATAATTTCTGTAGCTGATTTAAGTTTTAAGTATAATAATGATGAAATCTTAAAAAATATTAATTTTGAAATAGAAAAAGGTAGCTTTATAAGTATACTTGGTCCTAATGGATCAGGAAAAACAACACTACTTAAGAATATTTGCAATTTATTGGAGCCTTACAATGGAAGTATATTTATAGATAATGAAGATATAAAAGATATAAAATATAAAGAGCTAGCAAAAGAGATGGCAGTAGTTCATCAAAATGATGATTTAGATTTTGACTTTAGCGTATATGATATTGTAGCTATGGGAAGATATCCGTATCTTAAAAGATTTCAAAAAGAAAGTAGTCATGATTTTGATATAATTAAAAAGGCCATGATAGATACAGAAGTTTGGAATCTAAAAGACAAGAATATAAAAGAAATAAGTGGAGGAGAAGCTCAAAGAGTTATGGTAGCAAGAGCGCTCACTCAACAACCTGAAATACTTATACTAGACGAACCTATATCACATTTAGATATAAAACATCAAATAGGAATACTAAGCTTATGTAAAAAGCTAAATAGAGAAAATAATATAACTATATTAATGACTATACATGATATTAACTTAGCCGGAAAATATAGTGATCATATTATACTTATCAATAACGGTAAAATAGAAAGTATAGATACTCCTAAAAATGTACTAACTGAAGAAAATATAGAAAAAGTATATGGTGTAGAGGTAGAAATAATAAATATGGGATCAGATAAAGTTCCATATATAGTGCCATTGGCAATATAG
- a CDS encoding ABC transporter substrate-binding protein, producing the protein MKKVLLSIFLIFTMVFFSACGQKDQQTDKENDIQASKENEVPTISVSWGNELHTGIMHVPLKRVDDFKKKGTYFNPISNEQFELIKDDKKLALFNFIPTKGGSEVASLMSQKHLDAAFTSNTAILSAVDQGTPIKILSPIQTDGVALVFSPDKNFYGWEEVKKHIQGSNVPVKIGYHSPVSGPRIVLESVLKNEGLKVTEDPNNSKADVLLVDLKGSKNLLPSLSSKQVDAWVGPSHYPEAAEVEKLGKIVLNLKDFPPAGKWENFPCCVFAAREDILEKYPEVFEAMTELITENAKYTMEHKDDVSKIMAEIIGVPEEAIKASQIKYTTDPSEQWLSGIKVYVDALSNMGKLTGELKGKNFDEVKDKAFDFTYTNKANNK; encoded by the coding sequence ATGAAAAAAGTATTATTATCTATTTTCTTGATCTTTACTATGGTATTCTTTTCAGCATGTGGACAAAAAGATCAACAAACTGATAAGGAAAACGATATCCAAGCATCAAAAGAAAATGAAGTACCGACTATTAGTGTTTCATGGGGAAATGAACTTCACACAGGAATTATGCATGTTCCATTAAAAAGAGTAGATGATTTTAAAAAGAAAGGTACATATTTTAACCCTATATCTAATGAACAATTTGAATTAATAAAAGACGATAAGAAATTGGCTCTATTTAATTTTATTCCTACTAAAGGTGGATCTGAGGTTGCATCTTTAATGAGTCAAAAACATTTGGATGCTGCATTTACTTCTAATACTGCAATATTATCAGCAGTAGATCAAGGAACACCTATCAAAATATTGTCACCAATACAAACAGATGGGGTTGCTTTAGTATTTTCCCCAGATAAAAATTTTTATGGATGGGAGGAAGTAAAAAAACATATACAAGGTTCTAATGTACCAGTTAAAATAGGATATCACTCTCCAGTAAGTGGACCTAGAATTGTACTAGAGTCAGTTCTGAAAAATGAAGGATTAAAAGTAACAGAAGATCCTAATAACTCTAAAGCAGATGTGTTACTTGTTGACTTGAAAGGATCTAAAAATCTTTTACCATCACTTTCTAGTAAACAGGTAGATGCATGGGTAGGTCCGTCACATTATCCAGAAGCAGCAGAAGTAGAAAAGTTAGGTAAAATAGTTCTTAACTTAAAAGATTTCCCACCTGCTGGAAAGTGGGAAAACTTCCCTTGTTGCGTATTTGCTGCAAGAGAGGATATATTAGAAAAATACCCAGAAGTATTTGAAGCTATGACAGAGCTAATTACTGAAAATGCAAAATATACTATGGAACATAAAGATGATGTTTCAAAAATAATGGCAGAAATAATAGGAGTACCTGAAGAAGCCATAAAGGCTTCTCAAATCAAATATACTACAGATCCTTCAGAACAATGGCTTTCTGGTATTAAAGTATATGTTGATGCTCTTAGTAATATGGGAAAATTGACAGGAGAGTTAAAAGGGAAAAATTTTGATGAAGTAAAAGATAAAGCATTTGACTTTACTTATACTAATAAAGCAAATAATAAATAG
- a CDS encoding ABC transporter permease, whose amino-acid sequence MKTTIKNIFISFIIPILFLLIWSSVSKNVDNKVILPPIEEVVANFKNANDNFIGLGSIPSNILVSLMRVLLGYFVGVLIALPLGVLMGYKESVNKLFDNFINMFRPVPPLAWVPLVLGWFGVSSIATFAGINQGEWYVYLNNFKISMIFIIALGTFFPVLTNVVFGVKNVRKTLIDSAKVLGASEKDIFLKILLPAAAPTIINGLRTGLGIAWACLVSAEMLPGSLSGVGYLITHAYELARTDLVITGIICIGLIGAFLDFIFRFLEKKYFSWESRTR is encoded by the coding sequence ATGAAAACTACTATTAAAAATATATTTATATCTTTTATTATTCCTATATTATTTCTTCTAATTTGGAGTAGTGTATCTAAAAATGTTGATAACAAAGTTATACTTCCACCTATAGAAGAAGTTGTTGCAAACTTTAAAAATGCAAATGATAACTTCATAGGTTTAGGATCAATTCCAAGTAATATATTAGTTAGCTTAATGCGTGTATTACTAGGATACTTTGTAGGCGTATTAATAGCATTACCACTAGGTGTATTAATGGGATATAAAGAAAGCGTTAATAAACTTTTCGATAACTTTATAAACATGTTTCGCCCAGTACCACCTTTAGCATGGGTTCCGCTAGTATTAGGATGGTTTGGAGTTTCAAGTATTGCTACTTTTGCAGGAATAAATCAAGGAGAATGGTATGTATATCTTAATAATTTTAAAATATCTATGATTTTTATTATAGCACTTGGGACTTTCTTTCCTGTATTGACAAATGTAGTTTTTGGTGTGAAGAATGTTAGAAAAACTTTAATAGATTCTGCAAAAGTACTTGGAGCCAGTGAAAAAGATATATTTTTAAAAATTCTCCTACCAGCAGCAGCTCCAACAATAATAAATGGACTTAGGACGGGACTAGGAATAGCATGGGCGTGTTTAGTATCTGCTGAAATGTTACCAGGAAGTTTATCTGGAGTAGGGTATCTTATTACACATGCTTATGAATTAGCTAGAACGGATTTAGTTATAACAGGGATAATATGTATAGGATTAATAGGAGCCTTTCTTGATTTTATTTTTAGATTTTTGGAGAAAAAATATTTTTCTTGGGAGAGTCGTACTAGATAG
- the cobU gene encoding bifunctional adenosylcobinamide kinase/adenosylcobinamide-phosphate guanylyltransferase encodes MSKVILITGGARSGKSTLGENKAKELGKNIVYIATSIAFDDGMKDRIKKHKESRPSHWATIEKYKDFSNIVEDEAFLQSDLILLDCMTLMISNLLLESNIDFDNCKIEEIDNIEKKIFEEVNTLLEVINKYNKNIIIVTNEVGMGIVPSYKLGSIFRDIAGRINQYLASKAEEVYITISGIPMKIK; translated from the coding sequence ATGAGTAAGGTTATACTTATAACTGGTGGTGCAAGAAGTGGAAAGAGTACGCTAGGAGAAAATAAAGCTAAAGAACTAGGAAAAAATATAGTCTATATAGCCACGTCTATAGCGTTTGATGATGGAATGAAAGATAGAATAAAAAAACATAAAGAATCTAGACCAAGTCATTGGGCAACTATTGAGAAATATAAAGATTTTAGTAATATAGTAGAAGACGAAGCCTTTTTACAAAGCGATTTGATCTTATTAGATTGTATGACACTCATGATTTCTAATTTACTCTTAGAAAGCAATATAGATTTTGATAACTGTAAAATAGAAGAAATAGATAATATAGAAAAAAAGATATTTGAAGAAGTTAATACATTATTAGAAGTTATTAATAAATATAATAAAAATATTATTATAGTAACAAATGAAGTTGGAATGGGAATAGTACCATCATATAAGCTTGGATCTATATTCAGAGATATAGCAGGAAGAATAAATCAGTATTTAGCTAGTAAAGCAGAAGAAGTTTATATTACTATTTCAGGAATACCTATGAAAATTAAGTGA
- a CDS encoding ECF transporter S component, translated as MNSKNIEAKKTTVKLVYTSMLIAISLVGSLIKIQGSIALDSMAGFFSALFLGPVYGLLTASIGHILTAVTSGFPLTLPIHIIVTVQMGLFAYIFGVAYRKSNGIIASIIAIILNGVVSVLMLVPVTIWLKLPLNGWPFFYTMVGPLSLSSGVNVILAYAVYKIIGNKF; from the coding sequence ATGAATTCAAAAAATATAGAGGCAAAAAAAACTACTGTTAAATTAGTTTATACTAGCATGCTAATAGCAATTTCATTAGTTGGTTCTTTAATAAAGATACAAGGTAGTATAGCACTTGATTCTATGGCTGGATTTTTTTCAGCGCTATTTTTAGGTCCGGTATATGGCTTATTAACTGCAAGTATAGGACATATATTGACTGCAGTTACAAGTGGATTTCCATTAACACTCCCTATTCATATAATAGTGACGGTACAAATGGGATTATTTGCATATATATTTGGAGTAGCATATAGAAAGTCTAATGGTATTATTGCTTCTATAATTGCTATTATATTAAATGGAGTGGTATCAGTATTAATGTTAGTACCTGTTACCATATGGCTAAAGCTTCCCTTAAATGGATGGCCATTTTTTTACACTATGGTTGGGCCATTATCATTATCTTCAGGTGTAAATGTTATTTTAGCCTATGCTGTCTATAAGATTATAGGGAATAAGTTTTAA
- the cobD gene encoding threonine-phosphate decarboxylase CobD, which translates to MNKHGGYFGDNDYKVIDFSVNINPLGVPGSLIDELQNSLRDLVRYPEIDGDTGKEVIASKIGVKKDNIVVGNGATELIYLFSKTFLPKKTLIVQPTFTEYSRALKLNGSEVYSFDTDEKQSFEINIDKLVAAIDNINPNLVVMCNPNNPTGVFTHKEDIKPVLDKIKAAGGYLFVDESFIDFTNEENYISFVKGYPIFLLRSMTKTYGIPGLRLGYGIGNKDIISEMNKKKEPWTINSLALKAIPILLEDQEYIHETFQWYNKEKEFLKNELDKIDYIKTYKSYGNFFLCRLLNENADSIKDYLLDKGIYIRTCEDFLGLDSSYIRLAIRERDENSLLIKYLKNK; encoded by the coding sequence TTGAATAAGCATGGGGGATATTTTGGAGATAACGACTATAAAGTTATAGATTTTAGTGTTAATATTAATCCTTTAGGAGTACCAGGAAGTCTAATAGATGAGTTACAAAATAGTTTGAGAGATCTAGTAAGATATCCGGAAATAGATGGAGATACAGGAAAAGAAGTTATTGCATCTAAAATAGGAGTGAAAAAAGATAACATAGTAGTAGGGAATGGAGCTACTGAACTAATTTACTTATTTTCAAAAACATTTTTACCTAAAAAAACTCTTATAGTCCAACCTACTTTTACAGAGTATAGTAGAGCGTTAAAATTAAATGGAAGTGAAGTATATAGCTTTGATACGGATGAAAAACAGAGTTTTGAAATAAACATAGACAAGCTAGTAGCAGCTATCGATAATATAAATCCAAATTTAGTAGTAATGTGTAATCCTAATAATCCTACAGGTGTATTTACTCATAAAGAGGATATAAAACCTGTATTAGATAAAATAAAGGCTGCTGGAGGATATTTATTTGTAGATGAGTCTTTTATAGACTTTACTAATGAAGAGAACTATATATCTTTTGTAAAAGGATATCCCATATTTCTATTAAGATCTATGACTAAAACATATGGAATACCAGGACTTAGACTAGGGTATGGAATAGGAAATAAGGACATAATATCAGAAATGAATAAAAAGAAAGAACCTTGGACTATAAATAGCCTAGCTTTAAAAGCAATACCAATTCTTTTAGAAGATCAAGAATATATACATGAGACTTTTCAATGGTACAATAAAGAAAAAGAATTCTTAAAAAATGAACTTGATAAAATAGATTATATAAAAACATATAAAAGTTATGGAAACTTTTTTCTATGTAGGCTTTTAAATGAAAATGCTGATTCTATTAAAGACTATCTTTTAGACAAAGGGATATATATAAGAACATGTGAAGACTTTTTAGGACTTGATAGTTCATATATAAGATTAGCTATTAGAGAACGGGATGAAAACTCATTGCTAATTAAATACTTAAAAAATAAGTAA
- a CDS encoding AIR synthase related protein has translation MKITRHRDLTLIDINNDQFLVISCDSSGGIGNKENDVVKVSPEIVGYYTTQVALMEILAFGAKPITIVDTLSVEMSNTGEKIINGIKQVLEPLNFDISNLVTGSTEENIPVSQTGMGITIIGIVDKNKWRKPYTQAGLLSVVVGLPKVGDEVIADKNKTIMSVSKLLELKEKEYIKEILPVGSRGILYELEQMAKTNNINFELENETNIDLKKSGGPSTCVIISIEESKYEEFKKSFSIPVNKIGRFI, from the coding sequence ATGAAAATAACTAGACATAGGGATTTAACTTTAATAGATATAAATAATGATCAATTCTTAGTAATATCATGTGATTCTTCTGGCGGGATAGGAAATAAAGAAAATGATGTAGTTAAAGTTTCACCGGAGATTGTAGGATATTATACAACTCAAGTTGCACTTATGGAAATACTCGCATTCGGAGCAAAACCTATTACAATTGTGGATACTCTATCTGTAGAAATGAGTAATACAGGTGAAAAAATAATAAATGGAATAAAACAAGTATTAGAGCCACTAAATTTTGATATATCTAATTTGGTAACAGGAAGTACAGAAGAAAATATTCCAGTTAGTCAAACTGGAATGGGGATAACTATAATAGGAATTGTGGATAAAAACAAATGGAGAAAGCCTTATACACAGGCTGGATTACTTTCAGTAGTGGTAGGATTACCTAAAGTAGGAGATGAAGTAATAGCTGATAAGAATAAAACTATAATGAGCGTTTCAAAACTCTTAGAATTAAAAGAAAAAGAATATATAAAAGAGATACTTCCAGTTGGATCAAGAGGAATACTGTATGAACTAGAACAAATGGCGAAAACTAACAATATTAATTTCGAGCTAGAAAACGAGACTAATATTGACCTTAAAAAGTCTGGGGGACCATCAACTTGTGTAATTATATCTATAGAGGAAAGTAAATATGAAGAATTTAAGAAGAGTTTTTCTATACCAGTAAATAAGATAGGAAGATTTATATAG
- a CDS encoding ABC transporter ATP-binding protein has product MESCIVIDDVEKIFTTQEGLVVRALDKINLEVKENDFICVVGPSGCGKSTLLRIIAGLESTSKGNILYRGVEMNKPIKEVGMVFQNYSLLPWRTVLDNIALGLEFRGISKKERENKARHYLNIIGMNEFENAYPYELSGGMQQRVAIARALANDPDILLMDEPFGALDAYTRIILQKELLKIWESNKKTILFVTHSVDEAVYLSDRIVVMSSKPGKIKDIIEIDMSRPRDRANPEYAIMTARLLDMLEDENMANNLGK; this is encoded by the coding sequence TTGGAAAGTTGCATTGTTATAGATGATGTAGAAAAGATATTTACCACACAAGAAGGTTTAGTTGTTAGGGCATTAGATAAAATAAATTTGGAAGTTAAAGAAAATGATTTTATATGTGTAGTTGGTCCATCAGGATGTGGTAAGTCGACATTACTTAGAATTATAGCTGGACTTGAATCTACTAGTAAAGGAAATATTCTATATAGAGGAGTTGAAATGAATAAACCTATTAAAGAAGTAGGTATGGTATTTCAAAACTACTCTCTTCTACCTTGGCGTACGGTATTAGATAACATAGCCTTAGGTCTAGAATTTAGAGGTATTAGTAAAAAAGAAAGAGAAAATAAAGCAAGACATTATTTAAATATCATAGGAATGAATGAATTTGAAAATGCATATCCTTATGAATTATCAGGTGGTATGCAACAAAGAGTAGCTATTGCAAGAGCTTTAGCAAATGACCCTGATATATTACTAATGGACGAACCTTTTGGAGCATTGGATGCATATACTCGTATAATACTACAAAAAGAGTTATTAAAGATATGGGAATCTAATAAAAAGACTATACTATTTGTTACGCATAGTGTAGACGAGGCAGTTTATTTATCTGATAGAATTGTAGTTATGTCTAGTAAGCCAGGAAAGATTAAAGATATAATAGAAATTGACATGTCTAGACCTAGAGATAGAGCAAATCCAGAATATGCAATTATGACTGCAAGACTTTTAGATATGTTGGAAGATGAGAATATGGCAAATAATTTAGGTAAATAA